Proteins from a genomic interval of Halomonas alkaliantarctica:
- the rnhB gene encoding ribonuclease HII yields the protein MAIEHWLIEHNDFPPLDIAYRGERLAGVDEVGRGPLIGSVVAAAVILDPTKPIDGLTDSKKLTARKREALDSQIRERALAFAVAEASAAEVDALNIYHATHLAMRRAIDALAPAAEYLLVDGNKLPGHLLPGQAVVKGDSRHCAIAAASILAKVARDAQMVALDECYPEYGFARHKGYPTKEHLTALAAHGPLTEHRRSFAPVQRQLALL from the coding sequence ATGGCGATTGAGCACTGGTTGATAGAGCATAACGATTTTCCACCATTAGACATTGCCTACCGTGGTGAGCGGCTGGCAGGAGTCGATGAAGTAGGCCGCGGGCCGCTGATCGGCAGTGTGGTAGCCGCTGCGGTGATTCTTGATCCCACTAAGCCGATTGACGGTCTTACCGATTCTAAAAAGTTAACGGCGCGCAAACGTGAAGCGCTGGATAGTCAGATACGCGAGAGGGCGTTAGCCTTTGCCGTGGCAGAAGCCAGCGCTGCCGAGGTGGATGCGTTGAATATTTACCACGCCACTCACTTGGCCATGCGTCGAGCTATTGATGCACTAGCACCGGCGGCGGAATATCTACTGGTTGATGGCAATAAATTACCTGGGCATCTGCTGCCCGGCCAGGCCGTGGTAAAGGGCGATTCACGCCACTGTGCCATCGCCGCAGCGTCGATTTTGGCCAAGGTCGCTCGCGACGCCCAGATGGTCGCCTTGGATGAGTGCTATCCTGAGTATGGTTTTGCGCGCCATAAAGGCTACCCGACCAAAGAGCATCTGACGGCGCTTGCAGCTCACGGGCCACTTACCGAACATCGTCGTAGCTTCGCGCCAGTGCAGCGTCAGTTGGCGCTGCTTTAA
- the lpxA gene encoding acyl-ACP--UDP-N-acetylglucosamine O-acyltransferase, with protein sequence MIHPTALVDPTARLADDVEVGPFSIIGPDVAIGAGSVIGPHVVVKGPTTLGERTRIFQFASVGEDCQDKKYAGEPTRLVMGDDNVIREGATIHRGTVQDRSETTIGSRNLLMAYVHVGHDCVIGNDCILANQVTLAGHVTVGNHVILGGLAAVHQFCHFGDHAMAGGGSIITKDTPAYIMINGNPAEARGLNLVGLKRRGFSREAINALTAAYKMVYRQGLTTEQALTEMRSRFELPEVEHFAASIERSTRGITR encoded by the coding sequence TTGATACATCCTACTGCACTGGTCGACCCGACGGCGCGCCTTGCCGACGACGTTGAGGTAGGCCCTTTTAGTATCATCGGCCCCGACGTCGCAATAGGCGCGGGCTCGGTGATTGGCCCCCATGTGGTGGTTAAAGGCCCTACTACGCTGGGTGAGCGCACGCGTATCTTTCAGTTTGCCTCGGTAGGTGAAGACTGTCAGGACAAAAAATACGCTGGCGAGCCCACGCGGTTAGTCATGGGTGACGATAACGTGATCCGCGAAGGCGCCACGATTCACCGTGGCACCGTGCAGGATCGCAGTGAAACCACCATTGGTTCGCGCAACCTGTTGATGGCCTACGTCCATGTCGGCCATGACTGCGTGATCGGTAATGACTGCATTTTGGCCAATCAGGTAACCCTGGCGGGGCATGTCACCGTTGGCAATCATGTCATTCTGGGTGGTTTGGCGGCAGTGCACCAGTTCTGCCATTTTGGCGATCACGCCATGGCCGGTGGCGGCTCGATTATTACCAAAGACACGCCCGCCTACATCATGATTAATGGCAACCCTGCCGAAGCACGTGGCCTTAACCTGGTGGGCTTAAAGCGCCGTGGCTTTAGCCGCGAAGCGATTAATGCCTTAACCGCCGCTTATAAAATGGTCTATCGCCAAGGGCTGACCACTGAGCAGGCGCTTACCGAAATGCGTAGCCGCTTTGAGCTACCCGAAGTCGAGCATTTTGCTGCCTCCATTGAGCGTTCGACTCGCGGCATTACCCGTTAA
- the lpxB gene encoding lipid-A-disaccharide synthase, with protein sequence MTLQRVYLVAGELSGDILGAGLMRELKARHPDVEFRGIGGPRMQAEGMESRFPLETLAVMGLVEVLKHLPELIRVRRTLKAEALAWQPDIMLGIDAPDFNLGLERQLREAGMTTAHYVSPSVWAWRQGRVKGIAKSVDGMLTLLPFEAAFYREHRVPVAFVGHPLADEMPLENDRAASRLALELAPDNQVLALLPGSRANEIRFLGDTFLAAAEQLCQRHPALSVVIPAATSDRRREISAVMASYPLLAERTTLLDGQAREAMVASDVVLLASGTAALEAMLCHRTMLVAYKMAPVTHWLAKRLVKTQWVSLPNLIAQETLVPELIQDAASPTAIADQLSAMLADDDSRHALEARFAEMHATLQRNASRRAAEAISLLAARLPLEAVDGD encoded by the coding sequence ATGACCCTGCAACGCGTCTACCTCGTGGCCGGAGAACTTTCCGGCGATATTCTTGGCGCTGGGCTGATGCGTGAACTGAAAGCACGTCATCCCGATGTTGAGTTTCGTGGTATTGGCGGGCCGCGCATGCAGGCGGAAGGCATGGAGAGCCGCTTTCCTTTAGAGACCCTCGCGGTGATGGGGCTGGTTGAGGTGCTTAAGCACCTCCCCGAACTAATCCGTGTACGGCGCACCCTAAAAGCCGAAGCGTTGGCCTGGCAGCCGGATATTATGCTTGGCATCGATGCGCCTGATTTCAATTTAGGCCTGGAGCGCCAGCTGCGCGAAGCGGGCATGACCACCGCCCATTACGTCAGCCCTTCCGTATGGGCGTGGCGCCAGGGGCGGGTAAAAGGCATCGCTAAGTCGGTAGATGGCATGCTGACACTACTCCCTTTTGAAGCCGCCTTTTATCGTGAACACCGTGTCCCCGTCGCCTTTGTGGGACACCCGCTGGCAGATGAAATGCCACTGGAAAATGACCGCGCTGCCTCCCGCCTGGCTCTGGAGCTGGCGCCTGATAACCAAGTGTTGGCGCTGCTGCCAGGCTCCCGAGCCAATGAAATTCGGTTTTTGGGCGACACTTTTCTTGCCGCCGCCGAACAGCTCTGCCAGCGTCACCCCGCGCTAAGCGTAGTGATTCCAGCGGCCACATCTGATCGGCGCCGGGAAATCAGCGCAGTGATGGCCAGTTACCCGCTGCTTGCCGAGCGTACTACGCTGCTGGATGGTCAGGCCCGCGAAGCGATGGTGGCTAGCGATGTTGTATTGCTGGCCTCGGGCACCGCCGCGCTGGAAGCCATGCTATGTCACCGCACCATGCTAGTGGCCTATAAGATGGCACCGGTCACCCACTGGCTGGCTAAGCGGTTGGTAAAAACCCAATGGGTCTCACTGCCCAACCTGATTGCTCAAGAGACGCTGGTGCCTGAACTCATTCAAGACGCCGCCTCCCCGACGGCGATTGCCGATCAACTCAGTGCCATGCTGGCGGATGACGATAGCCGCCATGCCTTGGAAGCGCGCTTTGCCGAGATGCATGCTACGCTCCAGCGCAACGCCAGCCGTCGCGCTGCCGAGGCCATTAGTCTATTGGCTGCGCGACTGCCGCTGGAGGCTGTTGATGGCGATTGA
- the accA gene encoding acetyl-CoA carboxylase carboxyl transferase subunit alpha, whose amino-acid sequence MNPNYLDFEQPIAELQAKIEELRLVSSDSQVNLSDEISRLEEKSRKLTESIFKDLTPWQVSQLSRHPQRPYTLDYLEHIFTDFDELHGDRNFADDAALVGGIARLNDAPVMVIGHQKGRDVKEKVRRNFGMPRPEGYRKACRLMEMAERFKMPILTFIDTPGAYPGIDAEERGQSEAIAYNLAVMSRLKTPIISTVVGEGGSGGALAIGVCDELQMLQYSTYSVISPEGCASILWKSATKASDAAQAMGITAERLKELGFVDSLIKEPLGGSHRHPLTTAERVKEALTASLERLQSMDTDALLERRYKRLMSYGAPAA is encoded by the coding sequence ATGAATCCTAATTATCTCGATTTTGAACAGCCTATTGCCGAACTCCAGGCAAAAATTGAAGAGCTGCGTTTGGTCAGCTCCGACAGCCAAGTGAACCTTTCCGACGAGATCTCTCGGCTGGAAGAGAAAAGCCGTAAGCTGACGGAATCGATCTTCAAGGATTTGACTCCCTGGCAGGTTTCTCAGCTATCTCGACACCCCCAGCGGCCCTATACGCTGGACTACCTCGAGCACATCTTCACCGACTTTGACGAGTTACACGGCGATCGTAATTTCGCCGATGATGCCGCGCTAGTGGGTGGCATCGCGCGCTTGAACGACGCGCCGGTGATGGTGATTGGCCATCAAAAAGGCCGCGATGTAAAAGAAAAAGTGCGCCGCAACTTCGGTATGCCGCGCCCAGAAGGCTACCGCAAAGCGTGCCGCCTGATGGAAATGGCCGAGCGCTTTAAAATGCCGATTCTGACTTTTATCGATACGCCTGGGGCTTATCCCGGCATCGATGCGGAAGAGCGCGGCCAGTCAGAGGCCATCGCCTATAATCTGGCCGTTATGTCGCGACTGAAAACACCGATTATCTCTACCGTGGTCGGTGAAGGCGGCTCCGGTGGCGCGCTGGCCATTGGCGTATGCGACGAGCTGCAAATGCTACAGTACTCCACCTACTCGGTGATCTCGCCGGAAGGCTGCGCCTCGATTCTATGGAAGAGCGCTACCAAAGCTTCCGACGCCGCTCAGGCCATGGGGATTACCGCCGAGCGACTTAAAGAGCTGGGTTTTGTCGACTCACTAATTAAGGAGCCGCTTGGTGGTTCTCACCGCCATCCGCTCACCACCGCTGAACGGGTCAAAGAGGCGCTTACCGCCAGCCTGGAACGTTTGCAGTCGATGGACACCGACGCGCTGCTAGAGCGTCGCTATAAGCGTTTAATGAGCTATGGCGCCCCAGCCGCTTAA
- the ppx gene encoding exopolyphosphatase gives MPTDISPPIATSAAEADSGAPQRFAAIDLGSNSFHLLVANYQHERLQVVARLGEKVQLAAGLDDDGQLSEEAMQRALDCLGRFAPFLSDIANANLRIVGTNALRDADNSQAFIERAEAQLGHAIEIIAGREEARLIYLGAAHALAENGRRLIVDIGGGSTEFIIGEAFEPKALESLRMGCVTFSRRFFPDGELNEKRMRRAELAALSELANIQRPYQRLGWDDPVGSSGTIKAAASVLYAYGDTPHEGVITRGGLKKLRDRLLKCKQLDKVALDGLKADRAKVFPAGIAILGAIFEAFDLTQMRFADGALREGVLYDMAGRNTAEDSRSKSLESLQRTYDVDTRQGLNVADTAERLFNQVRHAWSLNLDQGRYLQWASHVHEIGLAISHSQFHRHGAYLLEHSDLAGFSRPEQRLLAFLVRAHRRKFPLKEWQALPEAQQAVTQKLSRLLRLAVLLNHSRPETAPSLPEISADSDSLTITLPANDEPTLLSTDLEQEQAFMEAAGFKLIIKQAKSDG, from the coding sequence ATGCCCACGGATATTTCGCCCCCCATTGCCACCTCTGCCGCGGAGGCAGACAGCGGTGCACCGCAGCGCTTCGCCGCTATAGACCTGGGCTCTAACAGCTTTCACCTACTGGTGGCTAACTACCAACACGAACGCCTCCAGGTGGTCGCCCGCTTAGGTGAAAAAGTGCAGCTCGCCGCGGGTTTAGATGATGACGGCCAGCTCAGCGAAGAGGCAATGCAGCGTGCCCTGGACTGCCTGGGCCGTTTTGCGCCGTTTTTAAGCGACATTGCCAACGCCAATTTGCGTATTGTCGGCACTAACGCGCTGCGCGATGCCGATAATAGCCAAGCGTTTATCGAGCGCGCCGAGGCCCAACTAGGTCACGCCATCGAAATTATTGCCGGTCGCGAAGAGGCCCGGCTGATTTATTTAGGCGCCGCCCACGCGCTGGCCGAAAATGGCCGCCGCTTAATCGTCGACATTGGCGGCGGTTCAACCGAATTTATCATTGGCGAAGCCTTTGAGCCCAAAGCGCTGGAAAGCCTGCGCATGGGCTGCGTGACCTTTTCTCGGCGCTTCTTCCCCGACGGCGAGTTAAACGAAAAACGTATGCGCCGCGCCGAGCTAGCCGCCCTTTCGGAGCTTGCCAATATTCAGCGTCCTTACCAGCGCCTGGGCTGGGATGACCCCGTTGGTTCAAGCGGTACGATCAAGGCCGCCGCCAGCGTGCTGTATGCTTACGGCGATACGCCCCACGAAGGTGTGATCACCCGTGGAGGGTTGAAGAAACTGCGCGACCGGCTGCTAAAATGCAAGCAGCTGGATAAAGTCGCGCTGGATGGCCTAAAAGCTGACCGCGCTAAAGTCTTCCCAGCGGGCATTGCCATCCTTGGCGCGATCTTTGAAGCCTTTGATTTAACCCAGATGCGCTTTGCCGATGGCGCTCTGCGCGAGGGCGTTCTCTACGACATGGCCGGGCGCAATACCGCGGAAGACTCACGCTCGAAAAGCCTGGAGTCGCTGCAGCGCACGTACGATGTTGACACTCGCCAAGGGCTTAACGTTGCCGACACCGCCGAGCGCTTGTTTAATCAGGTGCGCCATGCCTGGTCGCTAAACCTTGATCAAGGACGCTATTTGCAATGGGCCAGCCATGTGCATGAAATCGGCCTGGCGATCTCCCACAGCCAGTTTCATCGCCACGGTGCCTACTTGCTTGAGCACTCCGACCTTGCTGGCTTTTCACGCCCTGAACAGCGCCTGTTGGCGTTTTTAGTGCGCGCCCATCGTCGTAAATTTCCGCTCAAAGAATGGCAGGCGCTGCCTGAAGCACAGCAAGCCGTGACGCAAAAGCTCTCCCGGCTGTTGCGTTTAGCCGTACTGCTCAACCATTCGCGCCCTGAAACCGCTCCCTCGCTGCCTGAGATAAGCGCTGACAGCGATAGCCTGACCATCACGCTGCCTGCAAACGATGAACCTACCCTGCTGAGCACCGATTTGGAGCAGGAGCAGGCGTTTATGGAAGCCGCCGGTTTTAAGCTGATCATTAAACAGGCGAAGTCAGACGGGTAA
- the fabZ gene encoding 3-hydroxyacyl-ACP dehydratase FabZ, producing the protein MVMDINEIREYLPHRYPFLLVDRVTQLAIGESIVAYKNVSINEPFFNGHFPHHPIMPGVLVIEALAQVCGILGFKTVNKLPADGYVYYLVGSDKVRFKRPVLPGDQLTLEADVIKGKRGIWKFACRAKVDGELACEAEIICAERKVA; encoded by the coding sequence ATGGTTATGGATATCAATGAAATTCGCGAGTACTTGCCCCACCGCTACCCTTTTTTGTTGGTGGATCGAGTAACGCAACTAGCCATCGGTGAATCCATCGTTGCGTATAAGAATGTCAGCATTAATGAGCCGTTTTTCAACGGCCATTTCCCCCATCACCCGATTATGCCGGGCGTGCTGGTGATCGAAGCACTGGCCCAAGTATGCGGCATTCTCGGCTTTAAAACGGTTAATAAACTACCTGCCGATGGCTATGTCTACTATTTGGTCGGCAGTGACAAAGTGCGCTTTAAGCGCCCGGTATTGCCGGGTGACCAGCTCACCTTAGAGGCCGATGTGATTAAAGGTAAACGCGGTATTTGGAAATTTGCATGCCGTGCCAAGGTTGACGGTGAGCTGGCCTGCGAAGCGGAAATTATTTGTGCCGAGAGGAAGGTGGCTTGA
- the tilS gene encoding tRNA lysidine(34) synthetase TilS, translating into MAPQPLNLLQGLLNDALAETPPGRSIWVALSGGLDSCLLLALAAEVCEHADRRLQAIHVNHGLQAAAQTFEVHCRDMCVRLNVPLTVVNVTVDAQGEGIESAARNARYEAFFATIPGGDTLWLAQHQDDQAETFLLAALRGSGLRGLAGMPYRRDAQSIYLVRPWLSVRRAELEAAAGLLEISWCEDPTNQDIRFDRNRLRHRLLPAMRERWPAAETALANSAAHASEADAVLSEYLAAELTELITGEGQVDASALSQRSRPRQRLLVRALCQQQELPTPPQKRLESLLDQLAAKADAEVCVEWPGAQARLWRQRLYLLKPLEPLPPWEASWDGQTPLETPIGPLGWQVAPSQPHSQLLRASWRQGGEVIHLPKRGRRDLKRLLQEADMPPWERERLVVIMQDEACIGVICPPAQLLWQAEGVRFTRLTSPV; encoded by the coding sequence ATGGCGCCCCAGCCGCTTAATTTGCTGCAAGGCTTACTCAACGACGCCCTGGCGGAAACCCCGCCGGGGCGCTCTATTTGGGTGGCACTCTCGGGCGGTTTAGACTCTTGTCTACTGCTCGCGTTAGCCGCAGAGGTCTGCGAGCACGCAGACCGCCGCTTGCAGGCAATCCACGTTAACCACGGCCTGCAGGCGGCAGCGCAGACATTCGAAGTGCACTGCCGAGATATGTGTGTGCGTTTAAACGTGCCGCTGACGGTGGTCAATGTGACGGTAGATGCTCAGGGCGAAGGCATCGAAAGCGCCGCCCGAAACGCCCGCTACGAGGCCTTCTTCGCGACTATTCCTGGGGGTGACACCCTTTGGCTAGCCCAGCATCAGGACGATCAGGCGGAAACCTTTCTGCTCGCCGCTCTGCGCGGCAGCGGACTACGTGGCCTGGCCGGTATGCCCTATCGCCGGGACGCTCAGAGTATCTATCTGGTGCGCCCCTGGCTCTCTGTGCGCCGAGCGGAGCTCGAAGCGGCGGCTGGGCTGCTTGAGATAAGCTGGTGCGAAGACCCCACCAATCAAGATATTCGCTTTGATCGCAACCGCCTGCGTCACCGGCTACTGCCCGCGATGCGCGAGCGCTGGCCGGCGGCAGAAACGGCGCTGGCGAATAGCGCTGCCCATGCCAGTGAAGCAGATGCAGTGCTTAGTGAGTATTTAGCTGCGGAGCTAACAGAGCTCATCACCGGAGAAGGGCAGGTAGATGCAAGCGCGCTTAGTCAGCGCTCCCGCCCCCGCCAGCGGCTGCTGGTGCGTGCTCTTTGCCAGCAGCAAGAATTGCCAACGCCGCCGCAGAAGCGTTTAGAGAGTCTTCTAGATCAACTGGCAGCCAAAGCCGATGCCGAGGTTTGCGTTGAGTGGCCGGGCGCGCAGGCGCGCCTATGGCGCCAGCGGCTCTATCTGCTTAAGCCCCTTGAACCGCTACCGCCTTGGGAAGCTAGCTGGGATGGTCAAACGCCGCTAGAGACGCCCATTGGGCCGCTAGGCTGGCAAGTGGCACCATCTCAACCGCACTCTCAACTATTGAGGGCGAGCTGGCGTCAGGGCGGCGAGGTGATTCATTTGCCCAAACGAGGGCGGCGCGATCTCAAACGGCTGCTACAAGAGGCGGATATGCCGCCCTGGGAGCGTGAGCGGCTGGTGGTCATCATGCAGGATGAAGCGTGCATTGGGGTGATTTGCCCCCCTGCTCAGCTGCTATGGCAGGCAGAGGGCGTTCGCTTTACCCGTCTGACTTCGCCTGTTTAA
- the dnaE gene encoding DNA polymerase III subunit alpha, translating into MTVPFVHLRLHSEYSLVDGLVKLKSLVSTTAERAMPALALTDETNLFGLVKFYKAAQGAGLKPIIGSDLWLQNPHDESHPYRLTLLAMNDVGYRNLTELISKGWTHGQRQGRAILDKQWVLEQSEGLIALSGAREGEIGRHLLSDHEQDARVLLEEWQAAFPERFYLELVRTGRPLEEACVHASVKLAIETGTPVVATNDVRFLERDDYWAHETRVAIGEGKALDDPRRERRYTEEQYLKSPDEMAALFSDIPEALENSVMIAERCSVDVRLGEIFLPEFGIPEGMTQDEFFRKVSHDGLTERLDFLFPAERYPRDSEEYRAIDQRYRDRLEFELNVIIQMGFPGYFLIVMDFIQWAKDNSVPVGPGRGSGAGSLVAYAQKITDLDPIGYDLLFERFLNPERVSMPDFDVDFCMEKRDKVIEYVAERYGRNAVSQIVTFGTMAAKAVVRDVARAQGRPYSLGDKLSKLIPFEVGMTLAKAIEQEPALKEFIGNDEEAEEIWEMALKLEGTTRGTGKHAGGVVIAPTKLTDFSPLLCDEDGSGLVVQFDKNDIEEAGLVKFDFLGLRTLTIIDWALEMVDKVRSVNGQGPLKIESIPLDDAPTFEMLKRAETTAVFQLESRGMKELIKRLLPDSLDDMIALVALFRPGPLQSGMVDDFINRKHGRAEVSYPHPDYQHELLKPVLAPTYGIILYQEQVMQIAQVMAGYSLGQADMLRRAMGKKKPEEMAKQRDGFMEGCAANGIDKDLAGNIFDLVEKFAGYGFNKSHSAAYALVSYQTAWLKAHYPGPFMAAVMSTEMDNLDKVVPLIEECRNLKLTVTPPNVNVGGYKFTVDTDARVVYGLGAIRGVGEGPIGAIVEARGADGPFKDIFDFCRRIDPKRMNKRTLEALIRSGALDTIGPNRAVLFAAMEDALKAAAQSHANQNLGMLDMFGDAFVEADDTDSNVYAEYINAREWTDRERLSGEKDTLGLYLTGHPIDEYERELKRFVSTRISDLKPSRDPQRVAGLVVGVRTMKSKRGDTMAFITLDDRTGRIEASLFGELFEQLRGQIEADQVLIVEGEVSSDEFSGGLRLRGKDVTPMVTARIRYGQAVELALDAGQINGRLIETLRDSLTPYRDQEGLPVRLQYRHPAAVAWLELADEWKVAPSDDLLLALRDVQGQAGVQLRYR; encoded by the coding sequence ATGACGGTTCCGTTCGTTCATTTACGTTTGCACAGTGAATATTCTCTGGTCGATGGCTTGGTGAAGCTCAAGTCGCTGGTCAGCACCACGGCTGAACGGGCGATGCCAGCGCTGGCCTTGACCGATGAAACCAATCTGTTCGGCTTGGTGAAATTTTATAAAGCCGCCCAGGGGGCGGGGTTGAAGCCGATTATTGGCAGCGACTTATGGCTGCAGAATCCCCATGATGAGTCCCACCCTTACCGGCTAACGCTGCTGGCGATGAACGACGTTGGCTATCGCAACCTGACCGAGTTGATCTCGAAAGGTTGGACGCATGGTCAACGTCAGGGGCGCGCTATTCTCGATAAACAGTGGGTGCTTGAGCAGAGCGAAGGTTTGATTGCGCTCTCTGGTGCGCGTGAGGGTGAGATTGGCCGCCACCTGCTGTCTGATCACGAACAGGATGCGCGGGTACTGCTCGAAGAGTGGCAGGCGGCATTTCCTGAGCGCTTTTATCTAGAGCTGGTTCGCACCGGCCGCCCGCTGGAAGAGGCCTGCGTTCACGCCAGCGTCAAGCTGGCCATTGAAACAGGCACCCCAGTGGTGGCGACAAACGACGTGCGCTTTCTTGAGCGCGACGATTATTGGGCTCATGAGACTCGTGTCGCCATCGGCGAAGGTAAGGCGCTGGACGACCCGCGCCGCGAACGCCGCTATACCGAAGAGCAGTACTTAAAAAGCCCCGACGAGATGGCGGCGCTGTTCTCAGATATTCCCGAAGCGCTGGAAAACAGCGTGATGATCGCCGAACGCTGCAGCGTGGACGTGCGCCTAGGCGAGATTTTCCTGCCCGAATTCGGCATTCCTGAAGGCATGACCCAGGATGAATTCTTCCGCAAGGTGTCCCATGACGGCCTAACCGAGCGGTTGGATTTCCTTTTCCCCGCTGAACGCTATCCCCGCGACAGCGAAGAGTACCGGGCGATCGACCAACGCTACCGCGACCGGTTGGAGTTTGAACTCAACGTTATTATCCAGATGGGCTTCCCTGGCTACTTCCTGATCGTTATGGACTTTATCCAGTGGGCCAAAGACAACAGCGTGCCGGTAGGCCCGGGGCGTGGTTCCGGTGCTGGTTCGCTGGTGGCCTACGCGCAAAAGATTACCGATCTGGATCCGATCGGCTACGACCTGCTGTTCGAGCGCTTTCTTAACCCCGAGCGTGTCTCCATGCCCGACTTTGACGTCGACTTCTGCATGGAAAAACGCGACAAGGTGATCGAGTACGTGGCCGAGCGCTACGGGCGCAATGCGGTATCCCAGATTGTGACCTTTGGCACCATGGCCGCCAAGGCCGTAGTGCGTGATGTTGCACGCGCTCAGGGTCGCCCCTACTCGCTGGGCGACAAGCTTTCCAAGCTGATCCCCTTTGAAGTGGGCATGACCCTGGCCAAAGCCATTGAGCAGGAGCCCGCGCTCAAAGAGTTTATCGGCAACGATGAAGAAGCCGAGGAGATCTGGGAGATGGCCCTCAAGCTTGAGGGCACCACCCGGGGTACCGGTAAGCACGCCGGGGGCGTGGTCATCGCGCCGACCAAACTGACTGACTTCTCGCCTCTGTTGTGCGACGAAGACGGTTCAGGGCTGGTGGTGCAATTCGATAAAAACGATATCGAAGAGGCGGGGCTGGTCAAGTTCGACTTTCTGGGTTTGAGGACGCTGACGATTATCGACTGGGCCCTGGAGATGGTCGATAAGGTGCGTAGCGTTAATGGCCAGGGGCCGCTCAAAATCGAGAGCATCCCGTTGGACGACGCGCCAACCTTTGAGATGCTCAAGCGCGCTGAAACCACGGCGGTATTCCAGCTTGAATCTCGCGGCATGAAGGAACTGATCAAGCGCCTGCTGCCCGACTCACTGGACGATATGATCGCCCTGGTGGCATTGTTCCGCCCTGGCCCGCTGCAGTCAGGGATGGTTGATGACTTTATCAACCGTAAGCACGGCCGAGCCGAAGTTTCTTATCCACACCCGGATTACCAGCACGAACTGTTGAAACCCGTGTTGGCGCCTACCTACGGCATCATCCTCTACCAAGAGCAGGTCATGCAGATCGCTCAGGTCATGGCAGGCTACAGCCTCGGCCAAGCCGATATGTTGCGCCGGGCCATGGGTAAGAAAAAGCCTGAAGAGATGGCCAAGCAGCGCGACGGCTTCATGGAGGGGTGTGCCGCCAACGGTATCGATAAAGACCTCGCCGGTAACATCTTTGACCTAGTAGAGAAATTCGCCGGTTACGGCTTTAACAAGTCGCACTCGGCAGCCTACGCCTTGGTTTCCTACCAAACCGCATGGCTAAAAGCCCACTACCCGGGGCCGTTTATGGCTGCGGTGATGTCCACAGAAATGGACAACCTGGATAAAGTAGTGCCGTTGATTGAGGAGTGTCGCAACCTCAAGCTCACTGTGACTCCCCCCAACGTTAACGTCGGTGGCTATAAATTCACCGTCGATACCGATGCGCGTGTAGTTTATGGCTTGGGCGCGATTCGCGGCGTGGGCGAAGGCCCGATTGGCGCCATTGTCGAAGCCCGTGGGGCAGATGGCCCCTTCAAAGATATCTTCGATTTCTGTCGCCGTATTGACCCCAAGCGGATGAATAAGCGCACCCTGGAGGCGCTGATTCGCTCTGGTGCGCTGGATACCATTGGCCCCAACCGCGCGGTGTTGTTCGCTGCCATGGAAGACGCGCTAAAAGCCGCCGCTCAGAGCCACGCCAATCAAAATCTGGGTATGCTGGATATGTTCGGCGACGCCTTCGTTGAAGCCGATGACACTGATAGCAACGTTTACGCCGAGTATATCAACGCCCGAGAGTGGACAGATCGCGAGCGTCTCTCTGGGGAGAAAGACACCTTAGGGCTTTACCTGACGGGGCACCCGATCGACGAGTACGAGCGCGAATTAAAGCGCTTTGTCTCGACGCGGATCAGCGATTTAAAACCCTCCCGCGACCCCCAACGTGTAGCTGGTCTCGTGGTTGGCGTGCGTACCATGAAGTCCAAGCGCGGCGATACCATGGCGTTTATTACCCTGGACGACCGCACCGGGCGTATTGAGGCCTCGCTGTTTGGGGAGCTATTCGAGCAGTTGCGCGGTCAGATTGAGGCCGATCAGGTACTCATCGTAGAGGGCGAAGTCTCCAGCGATGAATTCTCCGGTGGCCTGCGCCTGCGCGGTAAAGACGTTACGCCGATGGTGACGGCGCGTATTCGCTACGGCCAAGCGGTGGAGCTGGCGCTGGACGCAGGGCAGATCAATGGTCGCTTAATTGAAACCCTGCGTGACAGCCTGACGCCGTATCGCGATCAAGAGGGCTTACCGGTACGCCTACAGTACCGGCACCCGGCAGCCGTCGCGTGGCTGGAACTCGCCGATGAGTGGAAAGTCGCCCCGAGTGACGATTTACTGCTGGCGCTGCGGGATGTGCAGGGCCAGGCAGGCGTTCAGCTACGTTATCGTTAA